DNA from Sphingomonas sp. SUN039:
ATCCGCCCGATCCGTGGCGTCACCGCTGTGGTCATGCACCGACCTCATAGAATCTCTGATATTGTCGGCGATAGGCCAGAATGGGCCCATCGCCCTTGACGAGCAGCGGCTCGGCCCTGAAAATCTTCGCATTCCAGATCGGAATGTCCTGGTTGACCTGCTTCACTAGATCGCGAATGCGCGCGTCGGTGACGCGCAGGCGGCCCTCGCTCAAGCCCGGCGCATGGTACATTTGCCAGCGCAAATGGGTATGTTCCGCATCAATCGGCGTCTGCTGCTGGTTGTGAACGACGTGCGTCACGTCCTTGAATTCGGTAATTGACTGGCCGGGACCCGTCGCCGTTACATCGATGATGCCCGTCATCGGCCCACGTGGCGTCACCATCTCGGCGACGACCTTGTTAGACCGCACCCAGCCGTCGATTTTGAAATCGCCCTCGGCAGGCCCGGTAACGCCATGGACAGCGTTGAAATGGGCATGATCCTGGCCGTTCTCGGTAATTTCCTGGACGTGGATGTCGATGACCCATTCATAGGTCGAATGCAGGATCCAGTCGCCTTCGGGACAGGTGGGCATCGTTGCCACCTCCCATTTCGGTGCCGCCTTTCCCGGATGATACCAGACATAGGCAACGCCTTCGGATTCCTTGACGGGCCAGGTGGGCAGGCATTGCCGTTTCAGACGCGGCGCGATGACATTGGTGTAGGGAATGTCGGTGACACCGCCCTCCCCGCTGAAGCTCCAGTGATGAAACGCACAGCGCAGATCGTTGCCGTTGACCGTGCTTTCCACGCCGAGATGGGCGCCAAGATGCGGGCAATAGGGGTCGACGGCATTGAGCACGCCATCGCCCCCGCGCCACATCACAAACTCGGTGTCGAAATAGCGCATCGTCCTGATCTCGCCGATCGCGATCTCGCTCGACATCGCGACGCCGAACCAGCCGAAAGGAATCGGCAGGCTTGTATAGCCGCGGTCGGATCTTGGGTTGCTTGCCATCGTCATCTCCCGGTCGGAATTTCGCGGAACGGCACGGCCTTGTCGACGCGGACGTCGCCAGGCAGGCCGAGCACGCGTTCGGCAATGATGTTCTTCATGATCTCGTCGGTGCCCCCGCCGAGCCTCAGCGCGGGCGCCCACATGAAGCGGTGCTGGAATCCGCCGTTCAGCAGTGCGATATCGGGATCGTCGATAAGGCCGAATGCGTCCTGGATATCCAGTGCCTGATTGGTGAGCTCCTGCGTCTGCGTCGCCCAGAGCAGCTTGCCCGCCGATCCTTCGGGCCCCGGTGCCTTGCCGTGCGACAGCGCGGTCAGGGTGCGGAAGCTGAGCAGGCGGATGGCCTCGGCATTCACATAATAGTCCGCGAGCCATTCGCGGAACGCCGGATCCTCGAGCGTCGAGCCGTCGAACGCGGGGCTGCGCCGCGCAATCTCCATCACGTCGCGCCAGCCAAGACCTGTCCCCGATCCAAGCGCCGCGCGTTCGTTCATCAAGGTCGAGATCACGACTTTCCAGCCATCGCCCGGCGCACCGACCATCTGGTTGGCCGGTATCCGAACGTTTTCGAGGAACACTTCGTTGAGCTCGCTGTCGCCCGACATCATCTTGATCGGGCGGACTTCGAGGCCCGGCGTCTTCATATCGAGCCAGAACGCCGACAAACCCTTGTGCTTGGGCACCTCGGGGTCGGTGCGCGCGATGACCATGCCGTAATCGGCGGCATGCGCCCCGCTGTTCCAGACTTTTTGCCCGTTCAGCACCCAATCGTCGCCGACGCGAACCGCCATTGTCCGCGTGGCCGCCGAATCCGATCCGCTCGACGGTTCGGAAAACAGCTGACACCAGATTTCATCGCCGCGCACCGCCGGGGCGACACGGGCGAGCGATTCCGGGTCGGCGCTGAATTCCATCAACGGCGGCAGCAGCATGTGCAGCCCGGTCATGAAATAAGTGAACTGCAAGCCGGCCCGCGCTTCCTCCTGATTGAAGATCGCTTCGTCGATCGCGGTTCCGCCTGCGCCGCCGCGCGCCTTCGGCCACGAAATGCAGGCATAGCCTGCATCGGCCTTGGTCGCTTGCCAGACGCGGGCAATTTCCTTGTGCTTGTCGTGCCAGGCGCGGCGTTCTTCGGGCGCAAGGACCGACAAATCGGGTCCGTTCGCCTCGATCCAGGCGCGGACGGTCGCGCGATATTCGGCTTCCGCCGGGCTGTCGTCGAAGTTCATGACCGCTTCTCCGCTTCGACACGTTCCTCAAGCCGGTCGGCGAGCCGCCGTTTCCAGTCGCGTGGCGCGCCGACGACCAGTCCCAGGTGACGCGCACGACGGAAAAAGAAATGGCAGTCCGCCTCCCATGTCACGCCGATGCCGCCATAGGTCTGGATCATTTCCTTCGACGCCATCCAGTAAGCGGCGCATCCCGCGACGCGCGCTGCTGCCGCTGCCAGCGGCAGCTCGGGCGCATCGGTCGACAGCGCCCATGCCCCGTAATAGGCGTTGGCGCGGGCTACTTCGTTCTTCACGAACACATCGGCGAGCTTGTGCTTGATCGCCTGATAGCTGCCGATGGGGCGGCCGAAGGCATAGCGTTCAAGCGCATAGTCGCGCGCCATTTCAAGGCAACGATCCGCACCGCCCAATTGTTCGAACGCGAGCAGGATGGCGCCGCGTTCCTGAATACGTGCGAGCAAAGCCAGTCCCTCACCCGGCGTGCCGAGCGGTTCCACCGGCGCGTCGTCGAAGCGCACGCGCGCCATGCCACGCGTCGGGTCGAGCGTCGACACGGTTTCACGGCTGACACCGGGGCCGTTCAGATCGGCAAGGTAGAGCGAGAGCCCCGCCTCACCCTGCGCCAGCACCACAGCCTTGCCCGCCGCCATGCCGTCGGCAACAGGCAGCTTCATCCCCGACAACCTGCCGCCCGTCACGCGCGCCGCGATCCGTTCCGCCGTGAGCGCTCCCTGTCCTTCGAACACGGCGAGCGTCCCGATCAATTCTCCGCTGGCGATCAGGGGCAGCAGCATCGATTTCTGGTCTTCCGACCCTGCCAGCAGCAGCGCCTCGGCGAACAGGTAGACGCTCGACGCAAACGGGATCGGCGCGACGGCTCGGCCCAGTTCCTCGGCCAGCGCGCATAATTCGACATAGCCGAGGCCCAGGCCGCCGTAAGTCTCGGGGATTGCGGCTCCGCACCAGCCCTGCTCGCCGATGCGCGCCCATAGTGCCGCGTCATATCCAGCGGCAGAATTCTCGAGCACCCCGCGCGCGACCGACAGGGGCGAGGCAGCGAGCAGGAATCGCCGCGCTTCGTCCTTCAGCGCCTTCTGGTCGTCGGTATAATCGAAATTCATGGGCTGACCTCGTCGTATTCGCGGGCGAGCCGATCGATGACTGCGGCCGCCGGTTCGATGGCGTGCGTCGTGCCGATGCCCTGGCCGCAGCCCCAGATGTCGGTCCAGGCTTTGGCCGCGCTGGCCTGCGCGGCTACGTCGGTCGCGCGCCGTGTCGTCGGCAGATCGTCGGGATCGAGTCCGGCCGCGACGATCGAACTTCGCAGATAATTGGCCGGCGTGCCACTGAACGCGGGCGTATAGACAATGTCGTCGGCGCCAGAGGCCACAACAGCGTTTTTTTGCGCCACGCCGCAGCGGGCTTCGTCGGTCGCGATAAACGCCGACCCGACATAGGCGAAGTCCGCGCCGAGCATCCCCGCCGCCGCGATTGCCCGCCCCGACGCGATGGACCCGGCAAGCACCAGCGGCCCGTCGAACCATGTCCGCAATTCTTGCATCAGCGCGAAGGGCGACACGGCCCCGGCATGCCCCCCCGCGCCTGCGGCGACCGCAATCAGCCCGGTTGCGCCGCGCTCGATCGCTTTGCGCGCATGCGCCTGATTGGTGATGTCGTGCAGCGTCACCCCGCCATAGGCCTGTACCGCCGTGTTGACGTCGCCACGCGCGCCCATCGAGCTGATGACAAGCGGCACCCGATATTGCGCGCACCGAGCCAGATCGTCGTCGAGTCGCGGATTGCTTCGGTGAACGACCAGATTGACGCCGAAGGGTGCAGCGGGCTTGTCCGGATTGCGCCGGTTCCAACCGGTGAGGGTCTCGACGATCTCGGCCAGCCATTCGCCGAACTGCGCCGACGGACGCGCGTTAAGTGCGGGCAAGGTGCCGATCACGCCCGCCATGCACTGGGCGATGACTAGTTTCGGGGTCGAGATCAGAAACAGCGGCGCGGCGATGACAGGCACGCGTAGCCGGTCACGCCAGCCGCGCAATGTCGCACCGCCGCTCACGTCCGCCGATGCCAGTGCCGGTCCCAGTGCCAATCCCGTCCCTTGTCTTTCACGTCATTAATGTAACGCGTCTGTTGCATTACACTTTTTTCCTGTCGGAAAAAGCCGCTTCGGGCAAGGCCCTCAGCGCATGCTTTACAATGCACATGCCCTGTCGCAATAGCTGACGAAACGCGCGCTTGCGAGAGGAAAACCATGCCCCGTCCCCGCGACATTGGCGTTATCGATACGCTGATCGGCTTTCGAGACCGCACCCATGCGCCGCTGGTCGCCAGCGAAAAGGTGAAGTGGGACCGGCACCCGGCGGAATATATGTTCAAGGACCTGCCCGGCGAACTGGCCGAGGGACGAACGCGCGATTCCTCGATCGAGGAAACGCTCGCCAAGATGGACGAATTCAACATCCGCGTCGGTGTCATCCATACCAACGATGACCGCACCGCCGAAGCCCTGCGCCGTTACCCCGACCGGTTCGTCGGCATCATGCCGACCAATCCGCACCGTGGCATGGACGCGGTGCGCGACATTCAGAGCGCGTATGACACCTATGGTCTGAAGGGCGTGTCGATGTTCCCCTCGGGGCAAAACCCGCCCTGCCCGATCAACGACAAGCACTGGTATCCGGTTTATGCCAAATGCTGCGAGCTCGGCATCCCGGTGTTCTGCACCACGGGCGTCCCCGGTCCGCGCATCCCGCTCGCCCCGCAGAAGATCGAGCTGATCGACGAAGTTTGCTACGACTTTCCCGAGCTGAAATTCGTCATGCGCCACGGTGCGGACCCGTGGGTCGACCTCGCGGTCAAGTTGCTGCTCAAATGGCCGAACCTCTACTATTCGACGACTGCCTTCGCGCCGAAATACTGGCCCAAGGAGATCATCGACTTCGCCAACACGCGTGGCAGCGACAAGATCATCTACGGCGGCTATTTCCCGATGGGGCTGGATCTCGAGCGCATCTTCCGCGAGATGGACGACGTGCCGTTCAAGGATGAAGTCTGGTCGAAATTCCTGCATGACAATGCCGCAAAGGTGCTTGGCCTTTCGGCGTAGCGGTACCCGACGTAGGGCGGATGAAACAGATGACGCATCACGACGCCGAGCTGCAGATGGCGTTGTCCGCCGCACAGATCGGCGATGCCGCGAGCAGCTTTGCCCGCAGCGGCATCATCCGGATTGCCGAACCCTTTTCCGCCGATGTCGCCGAGCGGCTGCACCGCCATCTCGACACGGAAATCTCCTGGGGCAGAACGTTCAGCCGAGGAGAGAAGGATGCCTGGGATCTGACGCCGGAGGCGATCGCCGCGCTGGACGGGGACAAGCAGAAGGCCTTTCTAACTGCCGTCCACGACACGGCGCGCGATGGTTTCCAGTTTTTGTTCGACTCGCTGATCGTGTCCGACGATGCCGATGCGCGCGCTGACCGTGGATTATTGATCGACCGGGTAGTCGACGCACTCAACCATCCAGCCTCGCTCGACGCGTTCCGCGCGATCACCGGGACGCCCGATATCTACCGCGTCAACGGCCAGGCGACGCGGTATCTGCCCGGGCATTTCCTGACGAGCCACGACGATGGCATCGACGGTGAAAACCGCGTCGCCGCCTATGTCATCAACCTCACCAAGGGCTGGCGGACCGATTGGGGCGGATTGCTGCAATTCCAGACAGGTTCCGGCGACGTCCCGCTCGCGCTTAAGCCCGGGTTCAACACTATCCACCTGTTTCGCGTACCCCAAGTGCACAGCGTCACCTTTGTCGCCCCTTTCGCCGCATTGCCACGCTACGCAATCACTGGCTGGCTTTGCCGATAGAGACAACGCGAAAATGGCTGCATTATCCGTTGGAGCGCAAGATTTCTCTGCCCCCCGCGCACTTCGGCCCCTCAAACCCTGCCGCCCAGCTAATCGCCCCTGAAATCATCGCCAAGTGCCTAGATTCGGAATAGGCCCCCGCCTGATGCCCCAGCGCTGAATAAAACGCGCTGCCATTGCGGACGCAGTGGGCCCAGACCATCGGATGGTCCTTGCCCATGCTGATATCCTTGTCGATCACGAGCGGAAACCTGAGGCGCGGAGCGTAGGATGTCTCGTCGAGTGTGACGAGAATGAGATAACCCTTGGCGCGCGGACTTTTGTCGAAGCTGTACCACTCGTCATTACGGATCCATTCGGCGCCGAGTCCGCGCGTGGCGGGATGGGTGTGGTCTTCGACGATTAACCGGCCGCGCTGAATATGCGGGCTGAGCGTGTGGCCGATGAACTGCGCCCCGATCAGCTCGTCGGCATACCAGCGCCATTTATACGAAGGGTCGCCGCCCGCACCGTGCAGCCCGACATAACCGCCGCCGCTTTCAAGCCAGGTCCTGAACGCTGCGCGTTGGCCGACCGTGAGTACGTCACCGCTGACGCTGTTCCAGACTACCGCCCTGAATTGGCTCAGCTGCGCCCCGTTGAACACGGCGGCATTCTGGGTGGTGTAGGTCGACCAGCCCTTGTCTTTAGCGAGCTTCTCGAGCGCGCTATTGGCGGCGTCGATCTGGGCAGAATCTCTAAATCCGTTGGTCTTGGAAAAAATCAGGATCGTCGGCGCGTTGAAGTCGGGCAGCTTCGGCGCGTCCGCGTCGTAAACGATTCCCACGCCTAGGATCATCCGACCGATATTACCCGGCCCCATGCCCCACAACAACAGCGCTGCCAGCAGCAGGACCAGCGCCGAGACCAAGCCGCCGCCCCATTTGAGTACGCGGCGCATGGCCGCATTAAGCCGCTATTGGCCGCACCAGTGTCCCGACGCCGTGCAGCAACTGGTTGGCAATGATCGCATAATGCATTTCGGACGCCCCTTCGGCGATGCACTTTGCCTTGGCATCGCGCATGTAGCGGTTGACGCCGGTGGCATCCATGATGCCGCTGCCGCCCCACATTTGGAGGAGCTTGGCGCATACCTCGAACGCAGTGTCGCCGATCCACGCCTTGCAGACGCTGCCCATCGCCGGTTCCATCGCGCCTGCATCGAACGCGCGGGCGTTGGCGTAAAGCAACGCGCGCCCTGCAACGAGCTTGGCGTGCGCCTCTGCCAGCCAGTAGCTGATCGGCTGCAACTCGGCCATGTCCTTGCCGTAGAGGCGACGCGCCTTCACATAGTCGAGCGTCTTGTCGAGCATCCCCTGTGCACAGCCGAGCGACGTCGCGGCATGGGCGAGCACATTGGCGTGGTTGGCCGGGCGGTGTGAGAAGCCGCCGGTCAGCACGTCGCCTAGGATATCGTCATCCTCAATTCGGATGTTGTTGTAGTTGATCGATCCCGTGTTGGTTCCGCGCCAGCCGAGCTTGTGCTCATGGGGTAGGATCTCGACGCCGGCCCGGTCCAGGTCGACCGCGATGCAGCCATAGCCTTCCTTGCCATCGCGGCCATAGGTTTTGCACATGACCAGCACGACCTTGGCATTCGCCTGCGTGCAATAAAGCTTTGCCCCATCGAGCCGCCAGCCGTTGCCGTCGGGCGTCAGCTTGGTCAGATGAGATGCGACATTCGCCGCTCCCGCGGGCTCGCTCTGCGAATAGGCGATCACCCGTTCGCCGCTGGCGGACGGTGGAAGAAGCCGTTGCTTTTGGTCCGCGGTGCCAAGCATCTCGACCGTGCGTGGGGACAGCACCATCTGCACCGTCAATGCGCCTGCAAATGCGGGGCTGGCCTTGGCGATTTGTTCGGAAACAAGGCACACTGAAACGAGATCGGCGCCTGACCCGCCATAGTCGGGCGAGGTGTAAAGGCCGAACAGCCCCACCTTAGACGCCTTGGCAATCAGCGCGTCGGGCGTGTGCTCATCGCGGTCGATCTGCGCCGCCAGCGGTTCGACTTCCTTCGCCGCAAAGGCCTGCGCCATATCGCGCAGGGCACGCTGTTCGTCGTTCAGCCAGTCGAGCATCAAAAAAGATTCCTAAATATTGCGCGCGAGGTAGGCCGCCTCATGGATCGAATTGCCGTAGGAACGCGGCTTGCGCGCGTCGCCGATAACCTGCACCTGGATGCCGGTCTTCGCCAATCTGATCGACAGCGGATCATAGGCGACCCGTCCCGGCGACACCACTATCGCAGCGCAGGCGAGAGATTCCATACGTCCATCGGCGTGGCGCACCGCAACACTGCCATCGCCGATGGTTTCCAGCGAGACGCCGGTTTCTGGTGTCAGTCCGACCTCTCCTGCCCACATCATCACGAAGCGCGCACGTGAGCCGATGTACGAAGTCGGTACGAAGGTCGCGGCGGGCTCGAGCAGCCGGACGACGCGCCCCGCCCGCGCCAGATCGAGCGCCAGTTCGACACCTTCGGCCGCGCCCCAGACAACAACAGCGCCTGGCGGGAGCGTTTCGGGCCCCTCGGCCAGCGCTCGGTCGATCGTACGGGCAAAGCCGCTGATTAGCGCTGCCGAAAGTCCCTCGACCTCGGGCAGTGCGGCAACGGCACCCGTGGCGACGACCAGAACATCGGGCTCTTCATCCAGAATGCGTTCGAGGGTCAGCTCGGTGTTGAGATGCACCGTCACGTTCGACTTGCCGATCATGAGACGGTGCCATTCGGGCTGATAGGCAATCTGTTCCATATTGCGCAGCGTGCGGTAATTGCCCGCCCAGTTCATTACGCCGCCGAGCCTGTCGGACTTTTCGAACAGAGTTACGTCATGGCCGATCTCGTCTGCCGTAATGGCATATTCCATACCGCCCGAACCGCCGCCCGCGATGAACACACGCTTGGGCTTTGTCGTTGGGACAATTCGATAGTCGCGATCGCGACTGAACGCAGCGTTCTGCGCGGAACCGGCCACCCCCTTGTTGAAGATATTCCCGGCCAACAGCGAAGCGCCGGTTCGCGTGGATTTGCGGATTTCTGCTTCGCGCCCCTCGGCAATCTTGCGCGGAAAATCAGGATCGTCGAGCGACTGACGGCACGACGCGAAAAAGTCCGCTGCGCCCTCGCCGATCATTTCGCGCATCTGTTCGGGCGTGTTGATGTTGCACGAGCCCATCAAAGGCATGTCGATGCCACGCGCCCTCAGCCCTTCGCGCATGCGCTTGATATAGGGCAGGGCAACAAGGTTCGGCACGTAAAACCCGCCGCCGATCACTTCGCCTGAAGTCACTTCCTGGCTACGGCTCTTGGCCGGAAGCATCGAGCCAAAGGTGCAGTCCATCGCATCGATGCCGAGCGCATGGAGGCGCGTGGCGTAATGCTCGATGAAATATTCGACATCGTAGCCGCCGTCGAAGTTCTCTTCGCACACCATGCGCGGGATTTGCGGGTAATCGACCCCGCACAATGCCTGCGCGCGCTGGATGATGCGTTCACAAAACAGGAAGCGATCCGAATAAGCGTCGTTGCGGCCCTGGTTCTCGAGCAGCGACAAAGTGACGTGCGGCAACGACCCGTGGCAGAAATGATAGGAAACATAATCGTAACCCGCCTCTTTCGCGCGGCGTGCCGCCTGCGCGAAGACTTCTACGAGGTCGTCATAATCCTGCGTCGTCAAAACACCGGGCTGCTGGTTACCAATCGGATATTTGCCCGTCGGTCCCCATGAAACCGTGCCCGGAATCCACCCCTTGCCGGGTTCGAGGGGCGACGTCGCGCCAACGCCAGGGATCAAACCGCCGTAAAAAAGCTGCAAACCAGCAAGAGCGCCGTTGTTGTGGATGACCTCGACGAGCTCACGGTGGCTGATGATATAGGTATCGTCATAGATGCCGAACATGCGTTCGTTGATGAGTCCGTCCCAGCGCACACAGGTCGCGCCAACGCACACGGCGCCGAATCCCCCCGCCGCAAAGGCTTCATACGCCCCGACGGCGCGCCGGGTAATGTAGCCCTTGTCATCCGACATGTTCATCGTCGTCGGCGCGTGGACCATACGGTTCTTGAACGTCAGATGCCTGGTCTGGAAAGGTTCGAGTAGCGGATCGTTCACGGGATGCTCCAAAGGAAGTCTCACGCGCCCTGGGCGCGGTCAATGCTGTAGATCGAGCCGGAAATGAAACTGGCGCGATCTGACACGAGAAACAGGATCAGGTCGGCAATTTCAGCGGGTTGCGCGGGCCTGCCGCTGGCGAAGACCTGCAGCGTCTGTTCACGGCCGCCCAGCTTTGCGTCGAACTGGTCGTAGACCTGCTGTGCCATGCCGGTTTCGGTAAAGCCCGGCAGGACCGCGTTGATCCGGATATCGAGTCCCGCGCGGTTGGTTTCGAGCGCGGCACTGCGCGTGAAATGCGAGACAGCCGCCTTGCTCGCCCCATAGGATGCCATTGCCGGATTGCCCTTAAGCGAAGCCGTCGATGACACGTTGACGATGGCGCCACGGCCGACAAGGCGCATGTGATCGAGGGCCAGCGCCATGCCGCGCAAGGTTCCCTCGACATTGACTGCGAAAACCTCATGATAAGTCGGAAAGATGCTCGCATCGACCCGGTCGAAACGCGCAATGCCTGCGCTGTTGACCAATATGTCGAGCCGCCCCCATTCAGCAGCGATCCAGTCGCCCAGCGCCTGCCAGTCGTTCTCTTGCGTCACGTCATGGGTTCTGGCGACGACCTTGCAACCGACCTTGTCGAGTGCAGCTGCCGCCGCCGCAACGCCGACGTGATCGCGGTCGAGCAAAATCACTGCGGCGCCTGCGCGTGCAATCGCTTCCGCAGACGCCTGTCCGATCCCGGCCGCCGCACCGGTAATCACGGCGACTTGGCCCGACAGATCGATCCAGGGACCGTCCACCTTCAGGCCTTTTCGAAGATGTGGACGCCGGCCGCTGACGACCCGCCGAAGCCGAGCACATGCGTCATGCCGATCCGCGCGCCGCTGACCTGTCGCGCGCCGACTTCGCCGCGAAGTTGCTCGACGATCTCGATCATGTTGGCGACACCTGTCGCGCCGATCGGATGCCCTTTGGACAACAGCCCGCCCGAAACATTGACCGGGATCCGTCCACCCAGCGCTGTCTCGCCCGACGAAATCATTCGCCCGGCTTCGCCAGCGGCGCACAGCCCGAGGTTTTCGTAATGCAGAATTTCTGCGGTTGCGAAGCAATCGTGCAGCTCGACAAGGTCGAGATCTTCGGGTCCGACGCCTGCCATTTCATAGGCGCGCGCCGCCGCCAGACGCGTGACCGAATTGGGTTCGAGCATTTCCGGGCTTCGCGGCTCGAACACATCGGACGCCATCGCCGAGCCCCGGATGCGGACGGCGCGCGCCATGCCAAGCTCGCGCGCTCGCTTTTCCGACACCAACACCAGCGCTGCCGCGCCATCGACATTGGCCGAACACATCAGCTTGGTGAGGGGATAAGCGATCATCTCGCTTGCCAGAACCATGTCGAGCGGCGTTTCCTTCTGATATGCCGCCTTGGGGTTCATCGTCGCGTGATGATGGTTTTTGACCGCGACCTGCGCAAATTGTTCGAGCGTCGTGCCATAGGCGTTGGTATGGACCATCCCCGCCTCGGCGAACAGCGCCGGCATCGTGACCGATCCGAACAGCCCCTCGGGCGGCGGTCCGTCGACGGGCGACCCGCCGAGCATGCCGCTCGGGTTCTTCTCGGCGCCCACGACGAGGACGATGTCATAAAGCCCGCTCTTGATGCCGGTGAACGCTTCGCGCACTGCGCTCGCGCCCGACGCGCAGGCGTTCGAAACGTTGATGCACGGCACGCCGGTCTGGCCGATCTGCTGGAGGATTTTCTGGCCGAGCATCGAAGCCGCGTTGAAGGTGGATGAGGCGTAGACCGCACCGACATCCTTGATACCGAGACCCGCGTCGTCGAGCGCCATCAGCGCGGCTTCCGCCCCGAGTTGAAAATAGGTGCGGTCCGGATAGCGCCCGAATTTGATCATCCCGGCACCGACAATGAACACATCGGTCATGCGTGTGCTCCTTCAGGGACGAAATGAAAGCCGACATAGGATGCCCCATGCTTGTCATGGGTCCCGCCGGCGTCGTCGAGAACGACGACGACCGGCATTCCTGACCGCAACGCGTTCGCCTCGACGTTCCGAAGCGTGCCTTTAAGGCTTAGTCCGTCATCGAGGTCGACGATCGCCGAGACGAACGGCACAGCGATACCGGGATAGCTGCGATGGACGACCGCCCATGAAAACAGCTTCCCATGGTCCGTCGCACGAAACGCCGCGGGCGGCGTCCGCGAGGTACAGCTGCGGCATGCCATAGTGGCGACGGTCACGACCGCACCACACGCTTGGCAGCGGTACCCCTCGATCCAGGCAGACCCGTCGGGGCCAACCCGAACGACTTTGGTTCCCGGCTTGGCCAAGGTCGAGTTTTCCATCGTCAAAGCCACTCTCTCCTGTCGAACAACGACGCATTGCACATATGGTAATGCATTATCAAAGGCGAGTCATCGTTTGGCTTGCCGCGCTTTCAAAAAGGTGCCGCGATCGACCTTGCCGGACGCTGTGCGCGGCAGCGGGTCGGGCGACACAGCGATGCTGCGCGGCACTTTGTAGATCGCGAGTCGTCCGCGACAATAAGTCTTCAGTTCGTCTTCGCTGACCATGGACGCGGTCTCGACAACCACGGTCGCGACCAGCCGCTCGCCCAGCCTTTCGTCGGGGAGCCCATAGGCAATGGCATCGCGGACCTGGGGATGATCCGACAGAACGCGCTCCACTTCGGCGCAATAGATGTTTTCACCCCCCGATATGACCATGTTCTTCTTGCGATCGACAATGGTGAAGATGCCATTGGCATCCTCGATCCCGACATCGCCCGATGCCAGCCAACCGTCGTGAAGTGCCTCGGCCGTCGCCGCCGGATCGCCGACATATTCGGTCATCAACCCCGCGCTGCGGACCCAGAGTTCGCCGGGCTCGCCGATCTCGGCGGCGCTGCCGTCGTCGCGGCGGACCTGCACATCGACCGTCGGGCAGGCCCAGCCGCATGATGCCGGATTGTCGAGATAGGCCCGGCCACTGATCGTGCAGGTCCATGCCGTCGTCTCGGTCTGGCCGTAGGTGTTCGACATCAGGCAATCGGGCATTCGCGCGCGGATTTCGGCAAGCAGCGCCGGGTTCAGCGCTGCCGCGCCATTCGCCATATAGCAGACCTTGCCGAGCATCTCGGGCGTGGCGCGCGGGCTCCGCAGCATGTCCCACAACATCGCAGGCACGAAGGAAAGCCGGGTCATGCCGACGCGCTCGATCATGTCGAAGGC
Protein-coding regions in this window:
- a CDS encoding ThuA domain-containing protein; amino-acid sequence: MRRVLKWGGGLVSALVLLLAALLLWGMGPGNIGRMILGVGIVYDADAPKLPDFNAPTILIFSKTNGFRDSAQIDAANSALEKLAKDKGWSTYTTQNAAVFNGAQLSQFRAVVWNSVSGDVLTVGQRAAFRTWLESGGGYVGLHGAGGDPSYKWRWYADELIGAQFIGHTLSPHIQRGRLIVEDHTHPATRGLGAEWIRNDEWYSFDKSPRAKGYLILVTLDETSYAPRLRFPLVIDKDISMGKDHPMVWAHCVRNGSAFYSALGHQAGAYSESRHLAMISGAISWAAGFEGPKCAGGREILRSNG
- a CDS encoding acyl-CoA dehydrogenase family protein gives rise to the protein MLDWLNDEQRALRDMAQAFAAKEVEPLAAQIDRDEHTPDALIAKASKVGLFGLYTSPDYGGSGADLVSVCLVSEQIAKASPAFAGALTVQMVLSPRTVEMLGTADQKQRLLPPSASGERVIAYSQSEPAGAANVASHLTKLTPDGNGWRLDGAKLYCTQANAKVVLVMCKTYGRDGKEGYGCIAVDLDRAGVEILPHEHKLGWRGTNTGSINYNNIRIEDDDILGDVLTGGFSHRPANHANVLAHAATSLGCAQGMLDKTLDYVKARRLYGKDMAELQPISYWLAEAHAKLVAGRALLYANARAFDAGAMEPAMGSVCKAWIGDTAFEVCAKLLQMWGGSGIMDATGVNRYMRDAKAKCIAEGASEMHYAIIANQLLHGVGTLVRPIAA
- a CDS encoding FAD-dependent oxidoreductase; this translates as MNDPLLEPFQTRHLTFKNRMVHAPTTMNMSDDKGYITRRAVGAYEAFAAGGFGAVCVGATCVRWDGLINERMFGIYDDTYIISHRELVEVIHNNGALAGLQLFYGGLIPGVGATSPLEPGKGWIPGTVSWGPTGKYPIGNQQPGVLTTQDYDDLVEVFAQAARRAKEAGYDYVSYHFCHGSLPHVTLSLLENQGRNDAYSDRFLFCERIIQRAQALCGVDYPQIPRMVCEENFDGGYDVEYFIEHYATRLHALGIDAMDCTFGSMLPAKSRSQEVTSGEVIGGGFYVPNLVALPYIKRMREGLRARGIDMPLMGSCNINTPEQMREMIGEGAADFFASCRQSLDDPDFPRKIAEGREAEIRKSTRTGASLLAGNIFNKGVAGSAQNAAFSRDRDYRIVPTTKPKRVFIAGGGSGGMEYAITADEIGHDVTLFEKSDRLGGVMNWAGNYRTLRNMEQIAYQPEWHRLMIGKSNVTVHLNTELTLERILDEEPDVLVVATGAVAALPEVEGLSAALISGFARTIDRALAEGPETLPPGAVVVWGAAEGVELALDLARAGRVVRLLEPAATFVPTSYIGSRARFVMMWAGEVGLTPETGVSLETIGDGSVAVRHADGRMESLACAAIVVSPGRVAYDPLSIRLAKTGIQVQVIGDARKPRSYGNSIHEAAYLARNI
- a CDS encoding SDR family NAD(P)-dependent oxidoreductase — its product is MDGPWIDLSGQVAVITGAAAGIGQASAEAIARAGAAVILLDRDHVGVAAAAAALDKVGCKVVARTHDVTQENDWQALGDWIAAEWGRLDILVNSAGIARFDRVDASIFPTYHEVFAVNVEGTLRGMALALDHMRLVGRGAIVNVSSTASLKGNPAMASYGASKAAVSHFTRSAALETNRAGLDIRINAVLPGFTETGMAQQVYDQFDAKLGGREQTLQVFASGRPAQPAEIADLILFLVSDRASFISGSIYSIDRAQGA
- a CDS encoding thiolase family protein is translated as MTDVFIVGAGMIKFGRYPDRTYFQLGAEAALMALDDAGLGIKDVGAVYASSTFNAASMLGQKILQQIGQTGVPCINVSNACASGASAVREAFTGIKSGLYDIVLVVGAEKNPSGMLGGSPVDGPPPEGLFGSVTMPALFAEAGMVHTNAYGTTLEQFAQVAVKNHHHATMNPKAAYQKETPLDMVLASEMIAYPLTKLMCSANVDGAAALVLVSEKRARELGMARAVRIRGSAMASDVFEPRSPEMLEPNSVTRLAAARAYEMAGVGPEDLDLVELHDCFATAEILHYENLGLCAAGEAGRMISSGETALGGRIPVNVSGGLLSKGHPIGATGVANMIEIVEQLRGEVGARQVSGARIGMTHVLGFGGSSAAGVHIFEKA
- a CDS encoding Zn-ribbon domain-containing OB-fold protein is translated as MENSTLAKPGTKVVRVGPDGSAWIEGYRCQACGAVVTVATMACRSCTSRTPPAAFRATDHGKLFSWAVVHRSYPGIAVPFVSAIVDLDDGLSLKGTLRNVEANALRSGMPVVVVLDDAGGTHDKHGASYVGFHFVPEGAHA